AGCCACCGGGCGCGGCGAAGTGCCGGCGGCGGTTGCGGATCTCTACGGCTTCTACGGACATGTCTGGTTACGCAACTCTCTTGGAGCGATCAGGCTGCTTCGTGGCTGAAGATGTCATGGTCGGGCCAGCCTGCCAGGTCGAGCCGGGCGCGGGCGGGCAGGAAATCGAAACAGGCCTGGGCGATCTCGGTGCGGTTTTCACGGGCAAGGCGCGTTACCAGGATGGTGTGCATTGCGTGCAGGTAACGCACGTCCGATGCGGCGTAGTCCTTTTGCGCTTCGGTCAGTTCCGGGGCGCCCCAGTCGCTCGACTGCTGCTGCTTGGACACTTCCTTGCCGAGCAATTCGCGCACGAGGTCCTTGAGGCCGTGGCGATCCGTGTAGGTACGCACCAGTTTGCTGGCGATCTTGGTGCAGAACACCGGCGCCGCAGTGACGCCCATATAATGTTCCACCGCAGCCAGATCGAAGCGCGCGAAGTGGTACAGCTTGAGGCGCGCCGGATCGGCCAGCACGGCCTTCAGGTTGGGCGCGTCGTAAGCGCTGCCGGGAGCGAAGCGGACGAGATGCTCGTCCCCCTTCCCATCCGAGATCTGCACGAGGCAGAGCCGGTCGCGAGGGGTGATGAGACCCATCGTTTCGGTGTCGACAGCGACGGGCCCCGGCGCAAGCACGCCTTCGGGGAGATCTTCTTCGTGGAGATAGACAGCCATATGCCGGAAATGCTTAGGGACTGGGCCGGTGTTTCGCAATGGCCGCAAGCCCTGCCATGCGCCGGTGCGCAGGTTTTTCGGGAGGGTGAGGGCATCATGGCAACACAGCAGTCCCAGAGTGTACCGGCAAGTTGGGCTCCGGCGCTCGATCCAGTCCTTGCTACGGCCGAGGCGCGCAAGCTTGGCGGCTGGCTCAAGGAGGAGGAAGCCGCGGGCAAGCACATCTTTCCGCCGCGCGGCAGCCGGCTGCGCGCTTTCGAGCTGACGCCGCTGGACGAAGTACGCGTGGTGATCTTGGGGCAGGACCCCTACCACGGCGCCGGGCAGGCGCATGGACTGTCGTTTTCGGTGCCCGAGGGGGTTCGGGTGCCGCCCTCGCTGGTGAACATCTACAAGGAACTGGCCAGCGACTGCGGCGTGACCGCGCCGGGGCATGGCAACCTCGAACATTGGGCGCGGCAGGGCGTGCTGCTGCTCAACAACGCCCTCACCGTCGAGGAGGGGCAGGCCGGGTCGCACCAGAACCGGGGCTGGGAGGCGATCACCGACGCGGCTGTTGCTGCCGTGGCGGCCAAGGCGCAGCCTTGCGTCTTCATGTTATGGGGCAATCACGCGAAGAAGAAGGCCATGCGCGTGGCGGGGTTGGCAAAAAGCCACCACCTCGTGCTGACGGCCCCGCATCCCAGCCCGCTTTCGGCTCATGCGGGCTTCTTCGGTTGCCGGCATTTCAGCCGCGCGAACGAATTCCTCCGCGAGAATGGGCGCGGGACGATCGCCTGGTGACGATCAGGCCGCAGGGCCGGTGAGGGCTGCGTCCATCCGGTAGTGGCTCATCGCGCCGCTGATGGACATGTCGCCGAAGCAGGCGCGGAACTTGCCGAAATCTTCGAGCGACCGGGCGGCCTCATGGGCTTCGATCGACGTCCAGACGACGTTGAAGGTGAATTTCGAGGGGTTTTCCACTCCGCGCCCGAAGCTGGCCGTGACCACGCCCTCGCAGGCGGCAAGGTGGGCGACGCCGGTTTCACGCATGGCGGCCGCGAACTGATCTTCCGCGCCCGGGCGTACTTCGATTTCGGCGATTTCCAGCAGCATTTCCTATCTCCCTCTCGCAGCCAGTGAACCGGCGGGCAGGGGGATGGTCAAGCTGCGCGGCCAAGTGATCGCCTCGGCGGGCGGCATCGATGACCCCACGAAAAGGGCACACCTCGCGGCGCGCCCTTTCCCTGTTCGGTATGGCTGAATATCAGCGCGGCAGCAGGCTGGCGCCCATCAGCACTTCGTCGACCGAGCGGGCGCACTGGCGGCCCTCGCGGATCGCCCAGACGACCAGCGACTGGCCGCGGCGCATGTCGCCGCAGGCGAAGATCTGCTCGTCGCTGGTCTGGTACTTGAGCATGTTGGCCTTGACGTTGCCGCGCGGGTCCAGCTCGACGCCGGACTGGTCGATCATGCCGGTCTTGCGCGGGCCGGTGAAGCCCATGGCGAGGAAGATCAGGTCCGCCTGCAGCGTGAACTCGCTGCCGGGCACTTCCGTCATCTTGCCGCCCGCCCACTCGACGCGGACGCATTCCAGGCCGGTGACGTCGTTGCTGCCGACGACGCGCTTGGTCAGGATCGACCAGTCGCGGTCCGCGCCTTCTTCGTGGCTGGAGGACGTGCGCAGCTTGAGCGGCCAGAACGGCCACGACATTGCCTTGTCTTCCATCACCGGCGGCTTGGGCATGATTTCCAGCTGGGTGACCGAAGCCGCGCCCTGGCGGTTGGAGGTGCCAACGCAGTCCGACCCGGTATCACCGCCGCCGATGACGATGATGTGCTTGCCGGTTGCGGAGATCGTGCCGCGCGGAGCGGCGCGCAGTTCGTCGTCGCCGGCGTTGCGCTTGTTCTGCTGGGTCAGGAATTCCATCGCCGGACGCACACCCGGCAGTTCCGCGCCGGGGATGTCCAGACGGCGGGCTTCCTCGGCGCCGCCGGCGAAGACCACGGCGTCGAAGTTCTCCTTCAGCGAAGCGACCGAGACGGTCACGCCCACTTCGGTGGAAGTCTTGAACACCACGCCTTCGGCTTCCATCTGCGCCGCGCGGCGATTGATGAGGTGCTTCTCCATCTTGAAGTCGGGGATGCCGTAGCGCATCAGCCCGCCGACCCGGTCGTTCTTCTCGAACACCGTGACGGAGTGGCCGGCGCGTGCCAGCTGCTGGGCGCAGGCGAGGCCCGCCGGGCCAGAACCCACCACCGCGACCGACTTGCCGGTGCGCTTTGCAGGCGCCTGCGGAGTGATCCAGCCTTCGGTCCATCCCTTGTCGACGATCGCGCATTCGATCGACTTGATGGTCACCGGCTCGTCGATGATGTTGAGCGTGCAGGCTGCCTCGCACGGGGCGGGGCAGATGCGGCCGGTGAATTCCGGGAAGTTGTTGGTCGAGTGGAGGACCTCCAGCGCGTTGCGGAAGTCGTCCTCGTAGACCAGGTGGTTCCAGTCCGGGATGATGTTGTTGACCGGGCAGCCGGTATGGCAGTGCGGCACGCCGCAATTCATGCAGCGCGATGCCTGGTCCTTGAGCGCCTGGGGTGCGAGCGGGATGACGAACTCGTTGTAGTTCTTCAGCCGCGCGTCGACCGGACCGTACTTGCGGTCGTGGCGGTCAAGCTCGAGAAAGCCGGTTTCCTTACCCATCGTATGCGTATCCCAATTATTCTGCTGCGACCGAGGCGGCTTCGAGGCGTTCAGCCTCAAGCAGCCTGAGTGCCTTCGCGTAGTCGCGCGGCATCACCTTGACGAACTTGCCCAGTGCGTTGCTCCAATCGTCGAGCAATGCGCGGGCCTGTTTCGAGCCGGTGTGCAGGTGGTGGCGTTCGAGCAGGATGCGCAGGCGCTCCGCATCGTGGCGCAGCGGGTCGCCCATGCCCAGGTCGTTGACCCCGACAGTGCGCTGCTGCGGACGGCCGGTGCCCTCGTCCTCGTCCGCTTCGGGCGAGATCGGCAGCAGGTCCACCATCGAGCCGTTGACCAGCTTTTCGAACTGGCCGTCCTCATCGTAGACGTAGGCGATGCCGCCGGACATGCCCGCTGCGAAGTTGCGGCCGGTCTTGCCCAGAACGGTGACGACGCCGCCGGTCATATACTCGCAGCCATGATCGCCGCAGCCTTCGACCACGGTGATCGCGCCCGAGTTGCGGACAGCGAAACGCTCACCGCCGACGCCGTTGAAGAACGCCTCGCCGGAAACCGCGCCGTAAAGCACGGTGTTGCCGACGATGATGTTCTTGAGCGGATCACGGTCGACGTGGCCGGGCTGGCGCACGATCACGCGGCCACCCGACAGGCCCTTGCCGACATAGTCGTTGGCATCGCCGGTCAGGTCGAGCGTGACGCCGTGGGCAAGCCAGGCGGCGAAGCTCTGGCCGGCGACGCCGGTGAGCTTCACGTTGATCGTGTTGTCGGGCAGGCCGGCATGGCCGTAGCGCTTGGCGACTTCGCCCGAGAGCATCGCGCCGACCGTGCGGTTGACGTTGATGATGGACTTTTCGATGCGCACGGCTGCGCGGTTTTCCAGAGCATCGGTGGCCGCTTCGATCAGCTGGTTGTCGAGCGCGTGCTCAAGCCCGTGATCCTGCGTCTGCGACCAGTTGAGCGAGGGACCGTCACCCAGCGGCGCCTGGTAGAGCAGCTTCGACAGGTCGACGCCCTTGGCCTTCCAGTGCGTGACCGCCTTCTTCATGTCGAGCATGTCGACGCGGCCGACCATCTCGGGGATGGTGCGGAAGCCCAGCTCGGCCATGATCGCGCGCAGTTCTTCGGCGACGAAGAAGAAGTAGTTGATCACATGCTCGGGCTGGCCGGTGAAGCGGCCGCGCAGGATCGGGTCCTGCGTCGCCACGCCCACCGGGCAGGTGTTGAGGTGGCACTTGCGCATCATGATGCAGCCCGCCGCGATCAGCGGCGCGGTGGCGAAGCCGAACTCGTCCGCGCCCAGAAGCGCGGCAACGGCAACGTCGCGGCCCGTGCGCAAGCCGCCGTCGGCCTGCACCACCACGCGGCTGCGCAGGTTGTTGAGCAGCAGCGTCTGCTGGGTTTCGGCCAGGCCGATTTCCCAGGGGCTGCCCGCATGGGTCAGCGACGTCAGCGGCGAAGCGCCGGTGCCGCCTTCATAACCCGAGATCGTGATGTGATCGGCGCGGGCCTTGGAAACACCAGCGGCGACCGTACCGACGCCCACTTCGGACACCAGCTTGACCGAGACGCGCGAAGTTGGGTTCACGTTCTTGAGATCGTGAATGAGCTGCGCGATGTCTTCGATCGAGTAGATGTCGTGGTGCGGCGGCGGCGAGATCAGGCCGACGCCCGGCGTCGAGTGGCGGGTCGCACCGATGGTCTTGTTGACCTTGTCACCGGGCAACTGGCCGCCTTCGCCGGGCTTGGCGCCCTGTGCCATCTTGATCTGGATGTCGTCGGCGTTGACCAGATACTCGGTTGTGACGCCGAAGCGGCCCGACGCGACCTGCTTGATCGACGAGCGCATGGTGTCGCCGTTGGCCATCGGCTTGAAGCGGCTGGGATCCTCGCCGCCTTCGCCGGTGTTCGACTTGCCGCCGATGCGGTTCATCGCCACGGCCAGCGTGGTGTGCGCTTCCCAGCTGATGGAGCCGTAGCTCATCGCGCCAGTGGCGAAGCGCTTGACGATCTCGGCGGCCGGTTCGACCTCGTCGATGTCGATCGCCTCAGCGGCCTTGAATTCCAGCAGGCCCCGGATCGTGAGCATGCGCTCCGACTGGTCGTTGATGGTCTGCGCGAACTGGCGGTACTTTTCAGGCACGTTGCCGCGCACCGCGTGCTGGAGCAGGCCGATGTTCTCGCTCGTCCAGGCGTGTTCCTCGCCGCGCACGCGCGCGCCGTAGATGCCGCCCACGTCGAGCATCGACTTGTAGATCGGATCGTCGCCGTAGGCTGCCGAATGGCGGCGCACGGTTTCTTCTGCGATCTCTGCCAGGCCGGCACCTTCGATGGTGGTGGCGGTGCCGTTGAAGTACTTGTCGACGAAAGCGGTGGACAGGCCGACCGCGTCGAAGATCTGCGCGCCGCAGTACGATTGGTAGGTCGAGATGCCCATCTTGGACATGACCTTGCGGATGCCCTTGCCCACGGCATAGACGTAGTTCTTCGCCGCCTGCTCCGCCGTTACCGGCAGGTTCTTGCGCACGCGAATCGACTCGATCGTCTCAAGCGCGAGGTAGGGGTTGATCGCTTCGGCGCCGTAACCGGCCAGGGCGCAGAAGTGGTGCACTTCGCGCGCTTCGCCGGTTTCCACGACGAGGCCGGTCTGCATGCGCAGGCCCTGGCGCACGAGGTGGTGATGCACCGCCGCCGTCGCCAGCAGCGCCGGCATCGGCACGCGGTCCGGGCCCTGCGCACGGTCGGACAGGACAAGGATGTTCTTGTCCGCCAGCACGGCTTCGGTCGCGGCCCAGCACATTTCCTTGATCGACTGCTCAAGGCCGGCGGCCCCGCTTGCAGCGTCCCAGGTCATGTCGATGGTGCCGGTGCGGAAAGCGCCGTCAAGCGCGGCTTCCACTGAGCGGATCTTGGCAAGGCCAAGGTCGGTCAGGATCGGCTGGCTGGCTTCCAGGCGCTTGTGCGTGCCGGCATCGTGACCCAGCAGGTTCGGGCGCGGGCCGATCATGGTGACCAGGCTCATAACCAGTTCCTCGCGGATCGGGTCGATCGGCGGGTTGGTGACCTGAGCGAAGTTCTGCTTGAAGTAGTCGTACAGCAGGCGCGACTTCGACGACAGCACCGGGATCGGCGTGTCGGTGCCCATCGAGCCAAGCGGATCGTCGGCGTTGACGGCCATCGGTTCGAGGAAGCGGGTGACGTCTTCCTGCGTGTAGCCGAAGGCCTGCTGGCGATCGAGAAGCGTGCCGGTGGCCTTGGGCAGTTCGGCCAGTTCCGGCTCGATCACGTCGAGGTCGGCCAGCTTGTACTGCGCCTGGGTCAGCCACTTTTCGTAAGGCTCGGCCTCGGCCAGCTTGGTCTTGATTTCCTCGTCTTCGATGATCCGGCCTTCTTCGAAGTCGATCAGCAGCATGCGGCCGGGCTGGAGACGCCACTTGCGCACGATGTTGTCTTCCTTGATCGGAAGGACGCCGCTCTCGGAGGCCATGACGCAGATATCATCGTCGGTGACGAGGAAGCGCGCGGGGCGCAGGCCGTTGCGGTCCAGCGTGGCGCCGATCTGGCGGCCATCGGTGAAGGCGACGGCGGCGGGGCCGTCCCACGGCTCCATCAGGGCAGCGTGGTATTCGTAGAACGCGCGCCGTTCCGCGGTCATCAGCGGGTTGCCCGACCATGCCTCGGGGATGAGGATCATCATCGCATGGGCAAGGCTGTATCCGCCCGCGAGCAGCAGCTCGAAAGCGTTGTCGAGGCAGGCGGTGTCCGACTGGCCGTGCGGGATCAGCGGCCACATCTTGTCGAGATCGGCGCCGAGCAGCTCGGATTCCATGGTGCGGCGGCGTGCGTTCATCCAGTTCACGTTGCCGCGAACCGTGTTGA
The DNA window shown above is from Novosphingobium sp. P6W and carries:
- a CDS encoding ribonuclease D produces the protein MAVYLHEEDLPEGVLAPGPVAVDTETMGLITPRDRLCLVQISDGKGDEHLVRFAPGSAYDAPNLKAVLADPARLKLYHFARFDLAAVEHYMGVTAAPVFCTKIASKLVRTYTDRHGLKDLVRELLGKEVSKQQQSSDWGAPELTEAQKDYAASDVRYLHAMHTILVTRLARENRTEIAQACFDFLPARARLDLAGWPDHDIFSHEAA
- a CDS encoding uracil-DNA glycosylase; translation: MATQQSQSVPASWAPALDPVLATAEARKLGGWLKEEEAAGKHIFPPRGSRLRAFELTPLDEVRVVILGQDPYHGAGQAHGLSFSVPEGVRVPPSLVNIYKELASDCGVTAPGHGNLEHWARQGVLLLNNALTVEEGQAGSHQNRGWEAITDAAVAAVAAKAQPCVFMLWGNHAKKKAMRVAGLAKSHHLVLTAPHPSPLSAHAGFFGCRHFSRANEFLRENGRGTIAW
- a CDS encoding putative quinol monooxygenase, which translates into the protein MLLEIAEIEVRPGAEDQFAAAMRETGVAHLAACEGVVTASFGRGVENPSKFTFNVVWTSIEAHEAARSLEDFGKFRACFGDMSISGAMSHYRMDAALTGPAA
- a CDS encoding glutamate synthase subunit beta, whose product is MGKETGFLELDRHDRKYGPVDARLKNYNEFVIPLAPQALKDQASRCMNCGVPHCHTGCPVNNIIPDWNHLVYEDDFRNALEVLHSTNNFPEFTGRICPAPCEAACTLNIIDEPVTIKSIECAIVDKGWTEGWITPQAPAKRTGKSVAVVGSGPAGLACAQQLARAGHSVTVFEKNDRVGGLMRYGIPDFKMEKHLINRRAAQMEAEGVVFKTSTEVGVTVSVASLKENFDAVVFAGGAEEARRLDIPGAELPGVRPAMEFLTQQNKRNAGDDELRAAPRGTISATGKHIIVIGGGDTGSDCVGTSNRQGAASVTQLEIMPKPPVMEDKAMSWPFWPLKLRTSSSHEEGADRDWSILTKRVVGSNDVTGLECVRVEWAGGKMTEVPGSEFTLQADLIFLAMGFTGPRKTGMIDQSGVELDPRGNVKANMLKYQTSDEQIFACGDMRRGQSLVVWAIREGRQCARSVDEVLMGASLLPR
- the gltB gene encoding glutamate synthase large subunit, yielding MGFPKPQGLYDARNEHDACGVGFVAHIKGQKNHAIITQALEILKNIDHRGAVGADPLLGDGAGILTQLPDQLFRTWAAGEGLELPQAGDYGVAMCFLPQDDASREMIVAIFEKFIKKEGQHLIGWRDVPVTLDGLGKTVLESMPVIRQCFVGRGESCADQDAFERKILAIRKQTQNPLKALAVKHDMPGLTELYMPSFSSRTIVYKGLLLATQVGSFYDDLRNPEFVSALGLVHQRFSTNTFPSWKLAHPFRFMAHNGEINTVRGNVNWMNARRRTMESELLGADLDKMWPLIPHGQSDTACLDNAFELLLAGGYSLAHAMMILIPEAWSGNPLMTAERRAFYEYHAALMEPWDGPAAVAFTDGRQIGATLDRNGLRPARFLVTDDDICVMASESGVLPIKEDNIVRKWRLQPGRMLLIDFEEGRIIEDEEIKTKLAEAEPYEKWLTQAQYKLADLDVIEPELAELPKATGTLLDRQQAFGYTQEDVTRFLEPMAVNADDPLGSMGTDTPIPVLSSKSRLLYDYFKQNFAQVTNPPIDPIREELVMSLVTMIGPRPNLLGHDAGTHKRLEASQPILTDLGLAKIRSVEAALDGAFRTGTIDMTWDAASGAAGLEQSIKEMCWAATEAVLADKNILVLSDRAQGPDRVPMPALLATAAVHHHLVRQGLRMQTGLVVETGEAREVHHFCALAGYGAEAINPYLALETIESIRVRKNLPVTAEQAAKNYVYAVGKGIRKVMSKMGISTYQSYCGAQIFDAVGLSTAFVDKYFNGTATTIEGAGLAEIAEETVRRHSAAYGDDPIYKSMLDVGGIYGARVRGEEHAWTSENIGLLQHAVRGNVPEKYRQFAQTINDQSERMLTIRGLLEFKAAEAIDIDEVEPAAEIVKRFATGAMSYGSISWEAHTTLAVAMNRIGGKSNTGEGGEDPSRFKPMANGDTMRSSIKQVASGRFGVTTEYLVNADDIQIKMAQGAKPGEGGQLPGDKVNKTIGATRHSTPGVGLISPPPHHDIYSIEDIAQLIHDLKNVNPTSRVSVKLVSEVGVGTVAAGVSKARADHITISGYEGGTGASPLTSLTHAGSPWEIGLAETQQTLLLNNLRSRVVVQADGGLRTGRDVAVAALLGADEFGFATAPLIAAGCIMMRKCHLNTCPVGVATQDPILRGRFTGQPEHVINYFFFVAEELRAIMAELGFRTIPEMVGRVDMLDMKKAVTHWKAKGVDLSKLLYQAPLGDGPSLNWSQTQDHGLEHALDNQLIEAATDALENRAAVRIEKSIINVNRTVGAMLSGEVAKRYGHAGLPDNTINVKLTGVAGQSFAAWLAHGVTLDLTGDANDYVGKGLSGGRVIVRQPGHVDRDPLKNIIVGNTVLYGAVSGEAFFNGVGGERFAVRNSGAITVVEGCGDHGCEYMTGGVVTVLGKTGRNFAAGMSGGIAYVYDEDGQFEKLVNGSMVDLLPISPEADEDEGTGRPQQRTVGVNDLGMGDPLRHDAERLRILLERHHLHTGSKQARALLDDWSNALGKFVKVMPRDYAKALRLLEAERLEAASVAAE